Proteins found in one Seonamhaeicola sp. S2-3 genomic segment:
- a CDS encoding NUDIX domain-containing protein — MTKKRIKNIETTLLSDNYYILNKVNFDYLMKDGRWVNTMREVYDRGDGAGILLYNKTKKTVILTKQFRMPTFLNDNDDGFLIEVTAGMLDKDNPEACIIRETEEETGYRLKSVKKVYEAYSSPGVMTEKMHFFIGEYTDEMKVSEGGGLGSEHEDIEVIELPFNKAVSMLHNGEIVDTRTIVLLQYAIIHKLIE, encoded by the coding sequence ATGACTAAAAAACGTATTAAAAACATAGAAACAACCCTTCTTTCAGATAATTATTATATTTTAAATAAAGTCAATTTTGATTATTTGATGAAAGATGGACGTTGGGTAAACACCATGCGTGAGGTATATGATAGAGGCGATGGTGCTGGCATTCTTCTGTATAACAAAACAAAGAAAACGGTTATTTTAACCAAACAGTTTAGAATGCCTACTTTTTTAAATGATAATGACGATGGTTTTTTAATAGAAGTTACAGCAGGAATGTTAGATAAAGATAATCCTGAAGCTTGTATTATTAGAGAAACCGAAGAAGAAACAGGATACCGTTTAAAAAGTGTTAAAAAGGTATATGAAGCATATTCATCACCGGGAGTTATGACCGAAAAAATGCATTTTTTTATAGGAGAATATACCGATGAAATGAAAGTTAGTGAAGGTGGCGGATTGGGCAGTGAACATGAAGATATTGAAGTAATAGAACTACCTTTTAACAAAGCAGTTAGTATGTTACATAACGGAGAAATAGTTGATACCAGAACCATTGTACTCCTACAATATGCTATAATTCATAAGTTGATAGAGTAA